In Rutidosis leptorrhynchoides isolate AG116_Rl617_1_P2 unplaced genomic scaffold, CSIRO_AGI_Rlap_v1 contig108, whole genome shotgun sequence, the following are encoded in one genomic region:
- the LOC139881053 gene encoding uncharacterized protein encodes MEDRIEEGGSTTRPSLLTESNYDYWKNRMKWFLKSQDEAIWRATQVLWKPPTVTADGVEDIKSEDQWTIGERALCTANSKAVGIIQCAVRPSVYKIIQNFETAKESWDALQLTYEGSSSVKQSKLHIISNRFESLTMKDDETIAEFEKNLRYIANESTALGEVIPESKLVRKVLISLPEKFNSKMDAISESTEFKNLRFDDLMGKIRTYEMTLDMRSRDKAKPKSVAFRSGVETAPVRTEEEQFVRDQLTLITKNMGKMYRKFNKPRYRDYSSPNVQKDNRSLQSKTELGGIGQRFKQGETSEARTRLKKEKIQCHECQGFGHMAAKCANTLEKQKKSFISTWSDEETTEDGFETSDDESEIEFPAHKALTAHTPVTTGPVRTDKSREIQGSENDSDSDEDEGIHTAFKNLLEQMSESLRINHLLVDENDQLKEERRDFDKIVEKYEAEINSLKSNLAESEKKVEEANHVIKRFNQGKGKLDEILTNASPKNNIFGIGHNAAKMEKGNTSGHKNRGAKRRIVCHYCDRPGHIRPWCYKRQNDIRRLISTLPEKAPKKRVDVVNHSQPRVWVPKKELKSLMCRSSSKHVSDWYFDSGCSQHMTGEEDLLKNIVFKNRGTVTYGDGSSNSIIGEGNLPVSSKAKIKNVLLVEGLKHNLISIAQICDEDCEVSFKKHGCRVINDQGTVVMTGTRQSDNTYTLNEDMKCLKTGIDNLQSWHKKLGHVSYRKLADLSKTGSVKGLPVLAHNPDITCGDCQLGKQTREKHTKVSFVTTERPLQLLHIDLMGPMQTTSLGGKTYAFVCVDDFSRFTWVDFLKEKSDAPNAIIKLCTKLNNDRRNTTGTITRIRSDHGKEFENAVITAFCEHSGIAHEFSAPITPQQNGVVERKNRSITEMARTMIHAKKLSYKLWGEAMSTACYIINRVHLRPHLNKTPYEIWKQKKPSVKYFHEFGSLCYVLKDRDPRRKLDSKSERGVFVGYSHSVNSRAYRIFIERTNTITESINVVFDDKQVNTENDEDCEPGTCQLWTSDNTPSVGALGTEGANGAENTPSVEAVPVSTDTRNTQENLTAVANPNVYPSIRIQKNHSADNIIGNISERSTRGVPRKNYRDMINYVAYTSKIEPRKVEEALKDEH; translated from the coding sequence ATGGAAGACCGAATAGAAGAAGGCGGCTCAACCACTCGACCTTCATTGCTGACAGAGTCAAACTATGATTACTGGAAAAATAGGATGAAATGGTTCCTGAAGAGTCAAGATGAGGCAATCTGGCGTGCTACACAGGTGCTGTGGAAACCCCCTACTGTGACTGCAGACGGTGTTGAAGACATCAAAAGCGAAGATCAATGGACTATAGGTGAACGAGCACTATGCACTGCAAATAGCAAAGCAGTTGGCATCATCCAGTGTGCAGTTCGTCCCAGCGTATACAAGATCATTCAAAACTTTGAAACTGCCAAGGAATCATGGGATGCACTCCAGCTTACTTACGAAGGATCGAGTTCAGTCAAACAATCCAAGCTGCATATTATCTCTAACAGGTTTGAATCTCTTACTATGAAAGATGATGAAACCATTGCTGAATTTGAAAAGAATCTTCGATACATCGCTAATGAATCTACTGCTCTTGGCGAGGTAATCCCGGAATCTAAGCTAGTGAGGAAGGTGTTGATTTCACTTCCAGAAAAATTCAACTCGAAGATGGATGCAATTAGCGAGTCAACTGAGTTTAAGAACCTGCGTTTTGATGATCTGATGGGTAAAATCAGAACCTATGAAATGACACTAGACATGAGGAGCAGGGACAAAGCCAAACCAAAATCTGTCGCGTTTAGATCTGGTGTGGAAACTGCACCTGTGCGCACAGAGGAAGAACAGTTTGTCCGTGATCAGCTGACACTTATAACTAAAAACATGGGAAAGATGTACAGGAAGTTTAACAAGCCCAGATACAGAGATTATTCATCCCCCAATGTTCAAAAGGATAATCGAAGCCTCCAGTCTAAAACTGAGCTTGGAGGTATCGGGCAGAGATTCAAGCAAGGTGAAACAAGTGAAGCTAGAACCAGACTCAAGAAAGAAAAGATTCAGTGTCATGAGTGTCAAGGTTTTGGGCATATGGCTGCAAAGTGTGCAAACACCCTCGAGAAACAGAAGAAGTCTTTCATCTCTACGTGGAGCGATGAGGAGACAACTGAAGATGGGTTTGAAACAAGTGACGATGAGAGTGAAATTGAATTCCCTGCTCACAAAGCACTCACAGCTCATACACCTGTAACAACAGGACCAGTCCGCACAGACAAGTCACGAGAAATCCAAGGATCAGAAAATGACTCAGACAGTGATGAAGATGAAGGCATACACACTGCTTTCAAAAACCTTCTTGAACAAATGAGCGAGTCCTTGCGTATCAACCATCTACTAGTTGATGAAAATGATCAATTGAAGGAAGAACGACGAGACTTTGACAAAATCGTGGAAAAGTACGAAGCTGAGATCAACAGTTTGAAATCAAACCTAGCCGAGTCGGAAAAGAAGGTTGAAGAAGCAAATCACGTCATCAAGAGATTCAACCAGGGAAAAGGAAAACTTGATGAGATTCTGACTAATGCTTCTCCAAAGAACAATATTTTCGGAATTGGACACAATGCTGCAAAAATGGAAAAAGGAAACACCTCTGGGCACAAGAACAGAGGAGCGAAGCGAAGAATTGTTTGTCACTATTGTGACAGACCTGGACACATTAGACCGTGGTGTTATAAAAGACAGAATGATATCCGAAGGCTAATTTCCACTCTCCCGGAAAAAGCTCCAAAGAAAAGGGTGGATGTCGTCAACCATTCTCAACCTAGGGTCTGGGTTCCGAAAAAGGAATTGAAAAGCCTCATGTGCAGATCTTCATCAAAGCATGTAAGTGATTGGTACTTTGACAGTGGCTGTTCGCAGCATATGACAGGAGAAGAAGACCTGTTAAAGAATATAGTGTTCAAAAACAGGGGAACTGTCACCTATGGAGATGGAAGTTCAAACTCCATAATCGGAGAAGGAAACCTTCCAGTGTCGTCGAAGGCAAAAATAAAAAACGTACTCTTGGTGGAAGGACTGAAGCATAACCTGATTAGCATAGCTCAGATATGTGATGAAGACTGTGAAGTCAGTTTCAAGAAGCACGGGTGCAGGGTAATAAACGATCAGGGAACGGTGGTCATGACGGGAACTCGACAATCCGACAACACCTATACCCTGAATGAAGATATGAAGTGTCTAAAGACTGGGATCGACAATCTTCAATCATGGCATAAGAAGCTTGGACATGTTAGCTACAGAAAGTTAGCAGATCTATCTAAAACTGGATCTGTGAAAGGGCTACCTGTGCTCGCACATAATCCTGACATCACGTGTGGAGACTGCCAACTGGGAAAGCAGACCAGAGAAAAGCATACTAAAGTTTCATTCGTCACCACAGAAAGGCCTTTACAACTTCTCCACATAGATCTGATGGGGCCTATGCAAACTACGAGCCTTGGAGGTAAGACTTATGCATTTGTGTGTGTTGATGATTTTTCCAGGTTTACATGGGTAGATTTTCTTAAAGAAAAGTCAGATGCTCCTAATGCCATCATAAAGCTGTGCACCAAACTAAACAATGACAGACGCAACACTACTGGGACTATCACTAGAATCAGGAGTGACCATGGAAAAGAGTTTGAGAACGCTGTGATAACAGCATTCTGTGAGCACAGTGGCATTGCACACGAATTTTCTGCTCCCATAACACCTCAGCAGAATGGCGTGGTCGAAAGGAAAAATCGATCAATTACAGAGATGGCCCGTACCATGATCCATGCTAAGAAGCTCAGTTACAAGCTATGGGGAGAGGCTATGTCAACCGCCTGTTACATCATCAACAGAGTACACCTGCGGCCACACCTTAACAAAACTCCGTATGAAATCTGGAAACAGAAGAAGCCTTCAGTAAAGTACTTCCATGAATTTGGCAGCCTGTGCTATGTGTTAAAAGATAGAGACCCACGAAGAAAGCTCGACTCCAAAAGCGAAAGGGGAGTATTTGTTGGTTATTCACATTCAGTAAATAGTAGAGCTTATCGAATTTTCATTGAAAGAACCAATACTATCACTGAATCAATCAATGTTGTGTTTGATGACAAGCAGGTAAACACAGAAAATGACGAGGATTGTGAACCTGGAACATGTCAGCTTTGGACTAGCGATAACACACCTAGTGTGGGAGCGTTAGGAACTGAAGGTGCGAACGGGGCTGAAAACACACCTAGTGTGGAGGCTGTACCCGTGAGCACAGACACCAGGAACACACAGGAGAATCTTACTGCTGTCGCAAACCCAAATGTTTACCCCTCAATCCGCATTCAGAAGAATCACTCAGCTGATAATATCATCGGGAACATTTCAGAAAGAAGCACTCGAGGAGTACCAAGGAAGAACTATAGAGATATGATAAATTATGTGGCGTATACTTCAAAGATTGAACCAAGAAAGGTTGAGGAGGCACTAAAAGATGAACACTAG
- the LOC139881049 gene encoding DUF21 domain-containing protein At2g14520-like isoform X2, whose amino-acid sequence MAVEYTCCGTNFFIHILIIVFLVCFAGLMSGLTLGLMSMSLVDLEVLAKSGTPTDRKHAEKILPVVKNQHLLLCTLLICNAAAMEALPIFLDSLVTAWGAILISVTLILLFGEIIPQSVCSRYGLAIGATVVPFVRLLVWICFPVAYPISKLLDFLLGHGQAALFRRAELKTLVNFHGNEAGKGGELTHDETTIIAGALELTEKTAKDAMTPISDTFCIDINAKLDRELMGLILEKGHSRVPVYYEQQTNIIGLVLVKNLLTIHPEDEVPVKTVTIRRIPRVKETLPLYDILNEFQKGHSHMAIVVRECTMTEDQQPSSNLTDMKEVRVDIDGEKTVQVVKSKRPVQKWKSFPNSANNSYRDSSRSKKWAKEMYSDILHIDGSPLPKPPEEEEAVGVITMEDVIEELLQEEIYDETDHHFENS is encoded by the exons ATGGCGGTGGAGTACACTTGTTGCGGGACGAATTTCTTCATTCACATACTGATCATAGTGTTTTTGGTCTGTTTTGCCGGCTTAATGTCTGGTCTCACTTTGGGCCTCATGTCTATGTCTCTCGTCGACCTTGAAGTTTTGGCCAAATCGGGCACACCAACTGATCGGAAACATGCTG AAAAGATATTACCAGTAGTGAAAAACCAGCATTTACTGCTTTGCACCCTGCTTATCTGCAATGCTGCTGCCATGGAG GCACTTCCCATATTTCTTGATAGTTTGGTTACAGCTTGGGGCGCTATTCTGATATCAGTGACATTGATTCTACTGTTTGGTGAG ATTATACCGCAGTCTGTCTGTTCTCGATATGGTTTGGCAATTGGTGCAACAGTTGTTCCATTCGTACGCCTTCTTGTTTGGATCTGCTTTCCTGTCGCATATCCAATAAGCAAG CTACTAGATTTTCTGCTGGGCCACGGACAAGCCGCTCTTTTTCGTAGGGCTGAACTCAAGACTCTAGTGAATTTCCATGGAAATGAG GCTGGGAAAGGTGGAGAATTGACCCATGATGAGACCACAATCATTGCTGGAGCATTGGAGCTCACTGAGAAAACAGCAAAGGATGCTATGACTCCAATATCTGATACTTTTTGCATTGACATTAATGCTAAGCTCGATAG GGAATTAATGGGTCTTATACTGGAGAAAGGACACAGCAGAGTTCCCGTTTATTATGAGCAACAAACTAACATTATTGGGCTTGTACTT gtGAAGAATCTTTTGACGATTCATCCCGAAGATGAGGTGCCTGTAAAAACTGTCACAATTCGGAGGATTCCAAG GGTCAAAGAAACTTTGCCATTATATGACATATTGAACGAGTTTCAGAAAGGTCACAGTCACATGGCTATTGTCGTCAGAGAGTGCACAATGACAGAAGATCAGCAGCCATCGAGCAACCTTACAGATA TGAAAGAAGTGAGAGTAGATATTGATGGGGAAAAGACAGTCCAGGTTGTGAAAAGCAAGAGACCTGTCCAAAAGTGGAAGAGCTTTCCCAACAGTGCTAACAATTCTTATAGAGACAGTTCTAGGAGCAAGAAATGGGCAAAGGAAATGTACTCCGACATTTTGCATATCGACGGGAGTCCTCTTCCGAAGCCTCCCGAAGAAGAAGAAGCTGTTGGCGTAATAACGATGGAAGATGTCATCGAAGAGCTCTTGCAGGAAGAGATATATGACGAGACTGATCATCATTTTGAGAATTCATga
- the LOC139881049 gene encoding DUF21 domain-containing protein At2g14520-like isoform X1, translated as MAVEYTCCGTNFFIHILIIVFLVCFAGLMSGLTLGLMSMSLVDLEVLAKSGTPTDRKHAEKILPVVKNQHLLLCTLLICNAAAMEALPIFLDSLVTAWGAILISVTLILLFGEIIPQSVCSRYGLAIGATVVPFVRLLVWICFPVAYPISKLLDFLLGHGQAALFRRAELKTLVNFHGNEAGKGGELTHDETTIIAGALELTEKTAKDAMTPISDTFCIDINAKLDRELMGLILEKGHSRVPVYYEQQTNIIGLVLVKNLLTIHPEDEVPVKTVTIRRIPRVKETLPLYDILNEFQKGHSHMAIVVRECTMTEDQQPSSNLTDSSVKEVRVDIDGEKTVQVVKSKRPVQKWKSFPNSANNSYRDSSRSKKWAKEMYSDILHIDGSPLPKPPEEEEAVGVITMEDVIEELLQEEIYDETDHHFENS; from the exons ATGGCGGTGGAGTACACTTGTTGCGGGACGAATTTCTTCATTCACATACTGATCATAGTGTTTTTGGTCTGTTTTGCCGGCTTAATGTCTGGTCTCACTTTGGGCCTCATGTCTATGTCTCTCGTCGACCTTGAAGTTTTGGCCAAATCGGGCACACCAACTGATCGGAAACATGCTG AAAAGATATTACCAGTAGTGAAAAACCAGCATTTACTGCTTTGCACCCTGCTTATCTGCAATGCTGCTGCCATGGAG GCACTTCCCATATTTCTTGATAGTTTGGTTACAGCTTGGGGCGCTATTCTGATATCAGTGACATTGATTCTACTGTTTGGTGAG ATTATACCGCAGTCTGTCTGTTCTCGATATGGTTTGGCAATTGGTGCAACAGTTGTTCCATTCGTACGCCTTCTTGTTTGGATCTGCTTTCCTGTCGCATATCCAATAAGCAAG CTACTAGATTTTCTGCTGGGCCACGGACAAGCCGCTCTTTTTCGTAGGGCTGAACTCAAGACTCTAGTGAATTTCCATGGAAATGAG GCTGGGAAAGGTGGAGAATTGACCCATGATGAGACCACAATCATTGCTGGAGCATTGGAGCTCACTGAGAAAACAGCAAAGGATGCTATGACTCCAATATCTGATACTTTTTGCATTGACATTAATGCTAAGCTCGATAG GGAATTAATGGGTCTTATACTGGAGAAAGGACACAGCAGAGTTCCCGTTTATTATGAGCAACAAACTAACATTATTGGGCTTGTACTT gtGAAGAATCTTTTGACGATTCATCCCGAAGATGAGGTGCCTGTAAAAACTGTCACAATTCGGAGGATTCCAAG GGTCAAAGAAACTTTGCCATTATATGACATATTGAACGAGTTTCAGAAAGGTCACAGTCACATGGCTATTGTCGTCAGAGAGTGCACAATGACAGAAGATCAGCAGCCATCGAGCAACCTTACAGATA GTTCAGTGAAAGAAGTGAGAGTAGATATTGATGGGGAAAAGACAGTCCAGGTTGTGAAAAGCAAGAGACCTGTCCAAAAGTGGAAGAGCTTTCCCAACAGTGCTAACAATTCTTATAGAGACAGTTCTAGGAGCAAGAAATGGGCAAAGGAAATGTACTCCGACATTTTGCATATCGACGGGAGTCCTCTTCCGAAGCCTCCCGAAGAAGAAGAAGCTGTTGGCGTAATAACGATGGAAGATGTCATCGAAGAGCTCTTGCAGGAAGAGATATATGACGAGACTGATCATCATTTTGAGAATTCATga